One genomic window of Hyperolius riggenbachi isolate aHypRig1 chromosome 7, aHypRig1.pri, whole genome shotgun sequence includes the following:
- the RPRM gene encoding protein reprimo, whose amino-acid sequence MINGFFSLNPLRRFQQDHLFHSSSRHENFRKMNQTDVGLLLSNSSNSLGSILGCCTQASVVTDDGLEGSTVDERNLFIMRVVQIAVMCVLSLTVVFGIFFLGCNLLIKSEGMINFLVKERRPSKEVEAVIVGPY is encoded by the coding sequence ATGATTAATGGGTTCTTTTCTTTGAATCCTCTCCGCCGGTTTCAGCAGGACCACCTGTTCCACAGCTCGTCGCGACACGAGAACTTTAGAAAGATGAACCAGACAGATGTCGGACTTCTCCTCTCCAACAGCAGCAACTCTTTGGGCAGCATCCtgggctgctgcacccaggcttcTGTGGTCACAGATGATGGACTTGAGGGCTCCACCGTGGATGAGAGGAACCTCTTTATTATGCGAGTGGTTCAGATCGCAGTCATGTGCGTCCTCTCTCTCACCGTCGTCTTTGGAATTTTTTTCCTTGGGTGCAACTTGCTTATCAAATCAGAAGGGATGATAAACTTTTTGGTGAAGGAAAGACGACCGTCTAAAGAAGTCGAAGCAGTAATTGTTGGACCGTACTGA